Proteins encoded in a region of the Pseudomonas putida genome:
- a CDS encoding efflux transporter outer membrane subunit: MKQLILAGLCLSLGACMMVGPDYEVPKDAAVQRSDLNGPLRQDADSVVSAPVPEDWWQLYQDQRLNELVRQALSANTELRVAAANIAKARAQVEVAESQGGFNGGVKLGAQRLQESGEAFLLPEKVPVANIGEAIISASYQFDLWGTFKRGTEAAKANADAVQAAADTARITLVADVVKAYTQVCSANEEYHIARESLDLQEQSVTLNQRLRDAGRGDETQVTRSQTQFKSLRAELPRFKAERETGMYTLAALLAKPVDQLPAGTADCAELPHLNQLVPVGDGAALLKRRPDVRQAERQLAAATASIGVATGALYPDISIGAQVGTIGILENLGEPATNRWGFGPQISWSIPTNGTRARIRMAEASTQAALANFDGVVLNAIRETQTRLAQYSALLDRRDALAEAEKSAKEAADQTHRYYQAGRESFLADLQATRTYTDMRAQLAAANSQVAMGQIGVFLALGGGWKDTAKH; encoded by the coding sequence ATGAAACAGCTGATCCTGGCTGGCCTGTGCCTGTCGTTGGGGGCCTGCATGATGGTGGGGCCCGACTATGAGGTGCCGAAGGATGCGGCGGTGCAACGCAGCGACCTGAACGGCCCGCTGCGCCAGGATGCCGACAGCGTGGTTTCGGCACCGGTGCCCGAAGACTGGTGGCAGCTGTATCAGGACCAACGGCTGAACGAGCTGGTGCGTCAGGCACTGAGTGCCAACACCGAGCTGCGCGTGGCCGCGGCCAACATCGCCAAGGCCCGGGCCCAAGTGGAGGTGGCCGAATCGCAAGGCGGCTTCAACGGTGGCGTCAAGCTTGGCGCCCAGCGCCTGCAGGAGTCGGGCGAAGCCTTCCTGTTGCCGGAAAAAGTACCGGTGGCCAACATCGGTGAGGCCATCATCAGCGCCTCGTACCAGTTCGACTTGTGGGGCACCTTCAAGCGCGGCACCGAAGCGGCCAAGGCCAACGCCGACGCAGTGCAGGCCGCTGCCGATACTGCTCGTATTACCTTGGTGGCAGACGTGGTCAAGGCCTACACCCAGGTGTGCTCGGCCAACGAGGAGTACCACATTGCCCGCGAGTCGCTCGACTTGCAGGAACAGAGCGTGACGCTCAACCAGCGCCTGCGTGATGCCGGGCGTGGTGATGAAACCCAGGTCACCCGCTCGCAGACTCAGTTCAAATCCCTGCGCGCCGAACTGCCACGTTTCAAAGCCGAGCGCGAGACCGGCATGTATACCCTGGCGGCTCTGTTGGCCAAACCCGTCGACCAGCTGCCTGCAGGCACCGCCGATTGTGCCGAACTGCCGCACCTGAACCAGCTGGTTCCGGTAGGCGATGGCGCCGCGTTGCTCAAGCGCCGCCCCGACGTGCGCCAGGCCGAGCGTCAGCTGGCTGCTGCCACGGCCTCCATCGGCGTCGCCACGGGCGCACTGTACCCGGACATCAGCATCGGCGCTCAGGTGGGCACTATCGGTATCCTGGAAAACCTCGGCGAGCCTGCAACCAACCGCTGGGGCTTCGGCCCGCAGATCAGCTGGAGTATCCCCACCAACGGTACCCGCGCGCGCATTCGCATGGCCGAAGCTTCTACCCAGGCAGCCTTGGCGAACTTCGATGGGGTGGTGCTGAACGCCATTCGCGAAACTCAGACGCGCCTGGCGCAGTACAGCGCCCTACTGGACCGGCGTGATGCGCTGGCCGAGGCGGAGAAATCGGCCAAGGAAGCGGCGGACCAGACGCACCGCTATTACCAGGCAGGGCGTGAGTCGTTCCTGGCGGATTTGCAGGCGACGCGGACTTACACTGATATGCGTGCTCAGCTGGCGGCGGCCAATAGCCAGGTGGCGATGGGGCAAATCGGGGTATTCCTGGCGTTGGGCGGGGGCTGGAAGGACACCGCCAAGCACTGA
- a CDS encoding FTR1 family protein yields the protein MFSFAFPSRLAMNTRSRLLTWLPALLLGPVLALCSTLALAESPAEAAKALHLLDYIGADYPPTVQEGKVIDEGEYREQQEFGAVLGDLVKGLPANAEQAALEQGVQALRQAIDQRQEGTAVAKQARQLGARLAVAYEVSQAPVITPDPARGAALYAQNCAICHGDTGAGDGPAGVGLEPAPANLRDAARLDQLSLFDLYNTLALGIDGTEMPSFADQLDDRQRWDVAAYIASFTAKPEAGKGDKTWNIADLARQTPAEVAANEGAAVLEAFRAQRAQPPQVKRGPAQLLEYTASTLDKSLAAYRAGDHDQAYDLSVAAYLEGFELVESSLDNIDTQARKDTEKSLMAYRQSLQDGLPVAQAEQRLAEAKRKLDQAAKLLGSDGLSWSLSYISGLLILLREGLEAILVLAAILAFLRNTGQQSAVRSVNIGWGLALVAGFATWALAAYVIDVGGAQRELLEGCTALFAAVMVLWLGVWMHDRRHAAAWQNYIKSSLVSGGGRFGFALLAFFSVYRELFEVILFYETLWLQAGPAGHQAVLAGGATALVLLVGLAWVILRGSAKLPLSLFFSINAALLCALSVVFAGHGVKALQEAGVLGTRPVAFFEFDWLGIHADAYSLSAQAVALLAIVFLYGRSRLAEKRRATAN from the coding sequence ATGTTCTCTTTCGCATTCCCTTCGAGACTGGCCATGAATACCCGTTCCCGTCTGCTCACCTGGCTGCCGGCTCTATTGCTCGGCCCGGTGCTGGCGCTGTGTAGCACCTTGGCGCTGGCCGAGTCGCCCGCCGAGGCCGCAAAAGCCTTGCACCTGCTGGACTACATTGGCGCCGATTACCCACCGACCGTTCAAGAAGGCAAGGTGATCGACGAGGGTGAATACCGCGAGCAACAGGAGTTTGGCGCGGTATTGGGCGACCTGGTCAAAGGCCTTCCCGCAAATGCCGAGCAAGCGGCACTGGAGCAGGGCGTCCAGGCATTGCGCCAGGCCATCGATCAGCGCCAAGAGGGCACAGCGGTCGCCAAGCAGGCCCGCCAGCTGGGCGCGCGCCTGGCTGTAGCCTACGAGGTCAGTCAGGCCCCGGTGATCACCCCGGACCCTGCCCGTGGCGCGGCGCTGTATGCGCAAAACTGCGCCATCTGCCACGGTGACACGGGGGCTGGCGACGGACCGGCTGGCGTGGGCCTGGAGCCTGCCCCGGCCAACCTGCGTGATGCGGCACGCCTCGACCAGTTGAGCTTGTTCGACCTGTACAACACACTGGCCCTGGGCATCGACGGTACCGAAATGCCGTCCTTTGCCGACCAGTTGGACGACCGCCAGCGCTGGGATGTGGCCGCTTATATCGCCAGCTTCACCGCCAAGCCAGAAGCTGGCAAAGGTGACAAGACCTGGAACATCGCCGACCTGGCCCGCCAGACCCCGGCTGAGGTCGCTGCCAATGAAGGCGCGGCGGTGCTGGAAGCATTCCGCGCGCAGCGTGCCCAGCCGCCGCAGGTCAAACGTGGCCCGGCGCAACTGCTCGAATACACCGCCAGCACGCTGGACAAGAGCCTGGCGGCCTACCGCGCAGGTGACCATGACCAGGCCTATGACCTGTCGGTGGCGGCCTACCTGGAAGGTTTCGAGTTGGTGGAAAGCTCACTGGACAATATCGACACCCAGGCGCGCAAGGACACCGAAAAATCCCTCATGGCCTACCGCCAATCGCTGCAGGACGGGTTGCCCGTGGCTCAGGCCGAGCAACGGCTGGCCGAAGCCAAGCGCAAGCTGGACCAGGCCGCCAAGCTGTTGGGCAGCGATGGCCTGAGCTGGTCGCTTAGCTATATCTCCGGTTTGCTGATCCTGTTGCGCGAAGGGCTGGAAGCGATTCTGGTGCTGGCGGCGATTCTGGCCTTCCTGCGTAACACCGGGCAGCAGTCGGCGGTACGCAGCGTCAACATAGGCTGGGGCCTGGCGCTGGTTGCCGGCTTCGCCACCTGGGCGCTGGCGGCCTATGTGATCGATGTGGGTGGGGCTCAGCGCGAGCTGCTGGAAGGCTGCACGGCCTTGTTCGCTGCGGTGATGGTGTTGTGGCTAGGGGTATGGATGCACGACCGTCGACACGCCGCTGCCTGGCAGAACTACATCAAGAGCAGCCTGGTTAGCGGCGGCGGGCGTTTCGGCTTCGCCCTGCTGGCGTTTTTCTCGGTGTACCGCGAACTGTTCGAAGTGATCCTGTTCTACGAAACCCTGTGGTTGCAGGCAGGCCCTGCTGGGCATCAGGCTGTGCTGGCGGGTGGCGCCACGGCACTGGTGCTGTTGGTGGGCTTGGCTTGGGTGATTCTGCGTGGCTCTGCGAAGCTGCCGCTTTCGCTGTTCTTCAGCATCAACGCCGCGCTGCTGTGCGCGCTGTCGGTGGTGTTCGCCGGGCATGGCGTGAAGGCGCTGCAAGAGGCCGGGGTGCTGGGCACACGACCGGTAGCGTTCTTCGAGTTCGACTGGTTGGGGATTCATGCCGACGCCTACTCGTTGTCGGCGCAGGCGGTGGCCTTGCTGGCCATCGTGTTCCTGTACGGGCGTTCGCGTCTGGCGGAAAAGCGCAGGGCAACTGCAAACTGA